Below is a genomic region from Brassica oleracea var. oleracea cultivar TO1000 chromosome C9, BOL, whole genome shotgun sequence.
TACGTTTCCTTTCTTTTTTGTTCTTCGGTAGTATGCATGTCAGCAAATATTCAGTTAGTTAAGTCATCCAAGAGATATAACCTTCCCTGCTGCTTAGAGCATCTTTATCCAAGGATACTAGACGGGTTTTTAGCGTGTGGGTCCCACGTAGGACCCATTTTTTTAAGAAACCGGTTACCAAAACTGTTCGCGGACCCCACTGACACGTGGCGGCCTGCGATTGGTTCGTTTTTAATTTTTTTTTTTCTAAATTCGAAAAAGTAAAAAAAAAAAAAAATTAAGAAACCCCAAAGTAAAAATGAGGTTTCTGGGATAATGATGCTCTTAGTCGCTGTAAATTGTTATATATGTTCAATTGTACCAGATGTCGAATTGTTATTGGCTCATCCTAGAAAAAGTATCCAGATTACCACTTAGAAGATCAAGTTTTATTTAGCTCTCACAAAGTAACAACGAATTTAAAAGAGTAAGATATGCTTTAGGGAAATTACAATAAAGCAAACTATTACGCAGGACAAGTAAATGTATCATTGCAATAAAATAGTATATGAAAATTAAAAACAAAAATCAAATATATACTTTTGATATTTCTAACTATCTCATAGTTTATTTTGTTGTCACCGTACATGATACAAATTTTCCTTATATTGGTACTGCTAAAGTTGTATTACCATAATTAGCATATGCATTTTTGGTATTTTGCTGAATAAAACTAGAATATAAACAAATTAAACATATTAAATGGTAAAACGAGTTGGAAAAAATCATATAAAACTGAAAGCAACGATACAAAAATTAGAGAATCAATTTATCTTACAATAGATTTAGGAAGCATCGTGTTATTACTATTCTATTATCATGTTCAGCTCAATAATAACACACAATGGATGATATCTTAACACAAAATCATATAAAACTAAGAACAACAATACAAAATTTAGCGAATCAGTTTATCTTACAATAAATTTAGGTAGCATCCTGTTATTATTATTCTATTATTATGTTCTGCTCAATAATATATTTATTGTATGTTTCATTCTGATAATTTGTTAAATCTCTTTTGATATTAATAAAATTATGACGTTATTAAAAAAACATATTAAATATATCAGTTACATCTATCTATATTATTATTTATGAAGTGATTTTGCTGATTTGTCATGTTCTCCAAGATTTTAGTTAATTTTGCTAATTTGTCATGTTTTTATCAGGTTTTAGCTAAATCATTGATTTATTATTTATTTTTAGCGAAGTCACTAATTTATTAATTTAAAAAATAACCTTAATGAATCTTATATATGTTAAAAATGAATTTTATTTTAATAATATTAAATTTATATGTTATATATTAAAATTTAGTTAGTTTTTCTTATTTGTCATATTTTTATTAGGTTTTAGATTTTTAGCTAGGTTATTTATTTATTATTAATTTCTAACTGATTCATTAATTTTTTTAATTAAAACAATACACTTGATGAATTTTATATATAATTAAAAAAAAATTTATTTCAATCATACAAAATTTATATGTTATATTAAATATTAAATAATTGACTCTGAGTAATAAAATAAAATTATCATTTAAAAAAATAATAATATATTCTTATATATTGTGTTGCTATCTGAAACAATATTTTTATTATAAAATTTAAAAATTAAGATACCAAAAAAATTATAATTAAATATTAGTCAACAAAAAACACTTATATAAAGATATTTTCTAAACTATTTTTAGATAGGAGTGTTTAAAAATTTTAACACAATAATAAGCATATATTTTGATAAAAAATATTTGACATATATAAATATTTTGATGTTTGATTTAACCGTCTGAAAACATAAATAATAACTTATTATGCTGGTTTTAGATTAATAAAACATAAATTTATCCCCTATATGTTATTTGTGAAACATTACAACTTCTTTTTGTAGCCACATGTCATCACTATGATGATTCTTAGAATTATTAGACAAATAAGTTGATCCATCTAATTATATAATAAGCTTTTTATTAAACTAACCATAAATTCATTATTAATGTCATTTATTATTTCCTTAAATAAAGATTACGGAATTTCTTAATGTGGGTAAAGTATATATGACAATTAATGATTTTGAATAATAAAGATCTGATAAAAAAAATGTATCTTCTATCAAATTTGTTTAATTTAAAACTATTAAAATAATTTAAAAAAAAACACAATAACCTTATTATAAAAATTTAGATTTTTCTGTATATTTTATATTTTGAATTTAAAAAAATGACTATATATTACTAAAACTCTCACATTCAAATTTTGCGATCCATGGTTTAAAATTTTTGTTATGACAAAATACAAATGATTAGAAAATCATATAAGTAAAAGTCTAATTTAATTAATCATTAAGATTTAAAATATATATGTATATATATCATTCTAAATTAAACTATACACCATATTGAATAAATAAATATTTTAGTTTCAAAATTTACTTTGAATAATTTTTTTTGATAAAAGTTTTGAACTAACATTGATAAATTTTTTTAAATTATCAATTACTATTCACAATGAAAATTTTGTTATCAGTAATTTAAAGTTTTTGCTATTAAAAATACACATGATAAAAAAAACATATGAGTAGAAAGCATCATTTAAAAAAAGAATAGACATTAATATTAAAAATATACTATGTATGTTAATATCATTTAAATTTAATTACATATCCTATCAATTTTTTAAAAAAAGATGTTTGGATTAATAAAATTGATTTATATGTTCGCACCAATTTAATTATATATGTAATAGTTACTGACTTTTAATTATTCAATATATATTTATTATTTTATAATATAATATGTAAGAACATATAATACATAAAATAAATTATATATATAATGTTTATGCCGCGCCTTGCGCGGATCTTAATCTAGTAAGTAATTATAAGAAAAGTTCATAATAATGTTGAATGTTACACGTAAACAAATTATACTATTATATAAGTAAAATAAACATGGAAAACTAAAAGATTTTAGTTTCCAAAAAAAAAGATTTGATTTGATACTTGGAAAAAAAAAAAAAAATATATAAAATGAAGGTGTAATTAGGTTGGAATCCTTGGTATATAAATAAATGAGAACTACCCACGGTTTTGTTACCCCTCTCTGTCTCTCTCAAAAAAGTTGCAATCTCTCTAACATCACAGATTCATACATACACGTCTCCATATACTCTCGCAGGTGTATGTATTAATACAATACAGAGAATTGTTGGGTTTAGCTGAAAAAGTGGAAAGAATGGAAGGAATAAAGAAGAGCGGTTCCTCTTCTTCTTCTCCATCTCTGACTTGTCAGCTTTTTGGGTCCAGAGATAATCCTCCTTCTTCTTCTTCTTCTTCTTCTTCCTCTGGGATTTTCGGATCCATTTTTGCTCCTCCTTCTAAGGTGAGATTCTTTTCTTCTAAAGGTTCGATTTTTATTTTTATTATTTTGATCGGGCGCATCTCTGTTTCTAATTCCATTAATTGCCGATTTCTTTGAGATTTTACAAATTAGGGTTTTCGAAATTGTTCTGATCCGATCATAGCAGATCATTTCGTTCTTATTCATAGTTTGCAAAGAGAAAAAAAAAAGGATTAATTTTGAAAAAGAAGATTTTTTTTTTATATTTTAAAGTGGAAGACCCCACAAAGATAAAGAAGAGTTTGTCGTGATTGGTGGCTTGGAGCACAAGTTTCTCTAATCAAAATTTGATTTTGAGATTTGATGGGGGTGTGTTCTTTTGTTTCATAAGGTGATGGGACAAGAGACTGTGACTGGTGGCTGGAACGACAAGTCCTCCAAGGCTGGTAATCTTTTGACGAAAGCCTTTGTTCTTGCTCTTTATTTCATTTATTTATTTTATTTTATAAATGGAGGTTTTGAAATGTTTATATGTGCAGGTGGTGATGTTGAGAAAAACAGATTAGAGTTTGGATCAGTTTATCAACAGGAACAACAAGAGAGAGTTCAACCTTGTCATCTGAGCTCTTCCATCTATTACGGTGGCCCTGATGTTTATTTCCAGCCTCAGAGTCAGAATTCCAGCGCCAACTCTGCTGCGGTAATACAAATACTTCATTGGTTATACTTATATATTCATGTATTTTTGGTGAGGTTTTAAAAGTGTTTAGAACTAACGTTATCGTGCTTGGTCACTGGTTATTGAAGAAAAATTTGATGAGCTATATAAGGGTCTTAGTACTAAACTTATTATTGCTGTCGTTCATTGACTGTTGTCTCTAAAGAATCTAGAGTTATCGCTCTTGTTCAGAGATTATTTTTGAACTATATTGGGTTATGTTTTTTTGTTTCGTTAGCAGAAGAAGAAAGAGGGAGGCGAAGATGATTCCGGAAGTGCTTCCAGAGGAAATTGGTGGCAAGGTATCTGATTCCCCATCTTTTTTTTATCTTGTTTTGTTTTGTTCCGTTGTCTAACTGCTCTTTGCAAACTTACAGGGTCTCTGTATTACTAAGTGGAGATCTTACTACTTGAGCCAGTGTGTTATACTACAAAGGCAGCAAGGTATTGTTGAACAATTCTACTCCCGGTTCTAAGACTGAAAAGTCTGATTTTGGTTTGGTTCGGTGTTTGATTCCGCAGGTACATAGGAAGAAGAAAAAGAATAGAGGTAGCAGTGGATTTCAGTTGGTATTAGTAAAAACTTTATTATTACAAAAAAAGTATGAAGAAGTTTGTGAGGTTAGATGCAAAAGACCAGGAAAGCTTGTCTGGGGGTGGGAGGGGGGGTTTGTCGTGGTTTTAGTGATTAACCCGACCGGTTCAAGATTTAACTTTCCGTAGAATATGAATAAGACAGTGATATGGTTTTGTAAGAAAACTCTAGTAAGTTTCAAGTTTCCATGCATATAAATAAAATCAACTGTTGGTTCTAAAGTTTCATTGAAGGAAACAGTTGTTATTTTGCTATGTATTTTTTGAGTGATGGTGTAGTTGGTCTGGTTAAATCGGTTAGGATTGCTATAAAGGTTGTTGTTTCCCGGTTCTTTATACATTTGTCGTAGTTCTTGTTCCTTTAGTCTTTTTTTTTTTTTTTTTTTTTTTTTGATCAAAAATTGAAGCTAGCCTAAAGATTTGATTTATTCGTGTCAACAATACTCAAGATTGCTGATCTATCTGTATTCATGTGTGCAGATGGGATCGGGATCAATCCCCAACAGTTAAAAGGAGAGACTAGCTCGAAGTAGAGAAATCCGCAGATAACCTTCACTTGAATCCTTGAAACCACAGTTCGAAAGAGCTTCGAATAGTCTGAACAGACGTTGAAATATCCTAGTGAAAGGGGTTGGAAGAGGGGTGAAAAACCGATTGAGGTTACAGAACCCGTCAAACGAAAGAGAACAGCTCTACAACCGTCTATGTTGCTCCGGGAGACTAGGTGAATCTCACGAGATCCGGGTAGCAAAAAGATCAATAAGCGAGATGGTGAGGCGGTTGAAACTTTTTTCATCTCCGATTCCATTGATAGATTTGGCTTTGAATCGAATAGAATGGTTGACAAGGTCGGAGGGAGTTGTCGGACGGAGCCTTGGTATCTAAGTCTTAGATGCCTGCAATTTGAACCACCAAGGAAGCTTTCCGAAGAGACTATGTGAATCTCGAATAAGTCGGAAAGCAAAAGAGGCCTGAAGTGCCTGTATTTGGAAATAAAGAACCAGTATAACCTTAGGGTCAGGGTCGTGATGCTCTTGGCGGTACTCAACGGGGGGATGGAAGCTGAGGTGAGGGTGAGAACTAGGACTCCGATATTACCGTATCGAGACCTGTTGCTCTCAACAGAACCTAAGCGGAGCCACAAGCCCATTACAATTTGAATATCCACTCCAATAGATCTGTGGGATTGCACCCATCGTTGAGGGTTCTTGACCAAAGTTCGAAACGGTAAGGAGACATGACATCTAATGGCTAGCTCTAGTGAGAGAGAGAAGCAAAACAAAGAATGCTCAGGTTGTGCTCCAAACGGGGACCTAGGTGGTGCGAGGAAGTGTGCAGATCCGGTGAGTTCGAGCATAGTAGATCTGGCGCTCCTGCTCACCGTGATAGGGTGAGCGGTGACGAGGAGAGGAACAGGGGAGGAGGCGGCGACTAGGAGAAGATTAGATGAGTTGACGGCGGCGACTGGATCTGAAGAGACTGCGATGTGGGAGGCGAAGGGGACGAGAGCACGAGAGATGAAGACGACGATGAACTGCAGAGTTGATGGTAACGAGTAGACGGCGGTACAGAGAACCCGACGCCGGCGGCCTGAGTCCCTACCGGCGTCGAGAGATGAGAATGACGACGGCGTTGTCTTTCATCCACTTTTTTAAAAGAAAATCCTGATACACTTCACAACTTCAAAGCTAAAAATTCTGATCTGTTTATCGTCTCAAGACTCCTTTTCTGTAACTCTCAAACCCAATCTTTCCAAATATCATACAATCTAAAAGCTATACACAC
It encodes:
- the LOC106318685 gene encoding uncharacterized protein LOC106318685 → MEGIKKSGSSSSSPSLTCQLFGSRDNPPSSSSSSSSSGIFGSIFAPPSKVMGQETVTGGWNDKSSKAGGDVEKNRLEFGSVYQQEQQERVQPCHLSSSIYYGGPDVYFQPQSQNSSANSAAQKKKEGGEDDSGSASRGNWWQGSLYY